From Priestia filamentosa, a single genomic window includes:
- a CDS encoding CBO0543 family protein gives MANKTSIYNNYFKKQNDLNDEKLHIWLDYTVFSWRWWLGVFMIVCLTVIWLKFRKKESTDRLLYTGFFVAILASFLDMIGDFLGLWDYRYEVFPLTHNYFPWDIFLLPISIMITLQIKPNMNLFIKGIIYAGVSSFIGLPLLTWLDIYKPIKWEYIYSFPILVIIYLAAHYISLRNQFEKV, from the coding sequence ATGGCTAACAAAACCTCCATCTATAACAACTATTTTAAAAAACAAAATGATTTAAATGATGAAAAGCTACATATTTGGCTTGATTATACTGTTTTTAGCTGGAGATGGTGGTTAGGTGTCTTTATGATCGTTTGTTTAACCGTAATATGGCTGAAATTCAGAAAAAAAGAAAGCACAGACAGACTATTGTATACAGGGTTTTTTGTTGCCATTTTAGCCTCCTTTCTTGATATGATTGGCGATTTTCTCGGATTGTGGGATTATCGATATGAAGTTTTTCCTTTAACACACAATTATTTTCCTTGGGATATTTTTCTCTTACCTATTTCAATTATGATTACCTTACAAATTAAGCCCAACATGAATCTCTTTATAAAAGGAATTATTTATGCAGGAGTCTCTTCCTTTATTGGTCTCCCTCTCCTAACGTGGCTTGATATTTATAAACCAATAAAATGGGAGTATATCTACTCTTTTCCGATTCTCGTTATAATCTACCTTGCCGCTCATTACATTTCTTTACGAAATCAATTTGAGAAAGTGTAA
- a CDS encoding Gfo/Idh/MocA family oxidoreductase, with protein sequence MKKVKVGIVGLGRLGRQHAENLAFRIPNCELIAVCSIIEEEAKKAQEEWGVKYAYTNYEEMIKNEELDAVLIASPSGFHCEQIEKALEANLHVFSEKPLGLYLEEAVRVEEAVKKHENKVFMLGFMRRYDKSYAYAKKKVEKGAIGEPVLIRCYGLDPSKAIGGFMNFAKNNYSGGLFLDMAIHDLDLARWYLNSEAKQVWAIGGAYGYPEIGQLHDAETGAALVKFENGTMGVFVAGRNCSHGYHIETEIIGTEGTLRIGTVPERNMVTVFNETGAVKECSEGFLERFEQAYLSEVEEFINCIREERKPDVTVEDGVLSTALGYACKESFETGELVTVQSPHNVARSTT encoded by the coding sequence ATGAAAAAAGTGAAAGTGGGAATCGTTGGACTTGGTCGTTTAGGAAGACAGCATGCGGAGAACTTAGCATTTCGTATCCCCAACTGCGAACTTATTGCTGTATGCAGCATTATTGAAGAAGAAGCGAAAAAAGCACAGGAAGAGTGGGGCGTAAAATACGCCTATACAAACTACGAGGAAATGATTAAAAATGAAGAATTAGATGCTGTTTTAATTGCGTCTCCATCTGGTTTTCATTGTGAACAAATTGAAAAAGCGCTGGAGGCAAATCTTCACGTTTTCAGTGAAAAACCGCTTGGCCTTTATTTAGAAGAAGCAGTGCGCGTTGAAGAAGCAGTTAAGAAGCATGAGAACAAAGTATTTATGCTTGGTTTTATGAGAAGATATGATAAATCATACGCATATGCCAAGAAAAAGGTGGAAAAAGGAGCGATTGGAGAACCTGTATTAATTCGCTGCTATGGACTTGACCCAAGCAAAGCAATAGGTGGTTTTATGAATTTTGCGAAAAACAACTATAGCGGTGGTTTATTTTTAGACATGGCTATTCATGATTTAGATCTAGCACGTTGGTATCTTAATTCAGAAGCAAAACAAGTATGGGCAATTGGTGGTGCTTATGGATATCCCGAGATCGGACAATTACATGATGCTGAAACAGGGGCTGCCCTAGTAAAATTTGAAAACGGGACAATGGGAGTTTTTGTAGCGGGTCGAAATTGTTCACACGGCTATCATATTGAAACCGAAATTATCGGAACAGAAGGAACCTTAAGAATTGGAACGGTACCAGAGCGAAATATGGTTACAGTGTTCAATGAAACAGGAGCTGTAAAAGAGTGTTCAGAAGGATTTTTAGAAAGATTTGAACAAGCATACTTAAGTGAAGTAGAAGAATTTATTAATTGCATAAGAGAAGAAAGAAAGCCAGACGTAACAGTAGAAGATGGCGTGTTATCCACTGCTTTAGGATATGCGTGCAAAGAATCATTTGAAACAGGTGAGCTTGTTACCGTTCAATCTCCGCATAACGTAGCTCGTTCTACAACATAA
- a CDS encoding LacI family DNA-binding transcriptional regulator → MKITIRSVAEEAGVSIGTVSKVINNSGKISEKTRKKVFQAMQKLNYKPDAAAASLRGKRTKLIGLLVPDISNPFYAGIARSIEDRSHEVGLNVMLCSTDNNTEKEKNYLALLTSQRVDGLVVASAFRSTVLLQETIDRGIPSVLIASEIPQLSINTVTVDDYKGGYLATSHLLDLGHKDIAIISENVRSNEPRLAAYKDSMREAGIDVKPEYIMKTEATIQKGYECAKKLLLLDEKPTAIFACNDLLAAGVIQAAKELELDLPRELSVVGFDNTVLSTTTAPMLTTISQPIKQMGAKVVDLLRQEMEESKGHKERLLMAPELIVRQSTASI, encoded by the coding sequence ATGAAAATTACAATCCGTAGCGTTGCCGAAGAGGCCGGCGTTTCTATTGGAACGGTTTCAAAGGTAATCAATAATAGCGGAAAAATTAGTGAGAAAACGCGAAAAAAAGTGTTTCAAGCAATGCAAAAATTAAACTACAAGCCTGATGCAGCAGCAGCTTCTTTAAGAGGAAAGCGAACCAAATTAATTGGACTTCTTGTTCCTGATATATCGAATCCGTTTTATGCAGGAATCGCAAGAAGCATTGAAGATCGCAGTCATGAAGTAGGATTAAATGTAATGTTGTGCAGCACAGATAATAATACAGAAAAAGAAAAAAATTACTTAGCTCTGTTAACAAGTCAACGAGTAGACGGACTTGTTGTGGCGTCTGCATTTAGAAGCACGGTTTTGCTGCAAGAAACAATTGACAGAGGAATTCCAAGTGTTTTAATTGCTTCCGAAATCCCTCAGCTTTCAATTAACACGGTAACTGTTGATGATTATAAAGGAGGCTATTTAGCAACATCTCACTTGCTAGATTTAGGACATAAAGACATTGCAATCATTTCTGAAAACGTTCGCAGTAACGAACCTCGTTTAGCAGCGTATAAGGACTCTATGAGAGAAGCGGGCATAGATGTGAAACCAGAATATATCATGAAAACAGAAGCGACAATTCAAAAAGGATATGAATGTGCTAAAAAGCTTCTCTTGTTGGATGAGAAACCAACCGCTATTTTTGCATGTAACGATTTACTGGCAGCTGGCGTCATTCAAGCAGCTAAAGAGCTTGAACTTGACTTGCCACGTGAGCTTTCTGTTGTTGGATTTGACAATACGGTTTTATCCACAACAACAGCTCCAATGCTGACAACCATTTCTCAGCCGATAAAACAAATGGGCGCAAAAGTTGTTGATTTATTACGGCAAGAAATGGAAGAGTCCAAAGGACATAAGGAGCGCCTGCTTATGGCTCCTGAACTTATTGTACGACAGTCTACAGCAAGTATCTAA
- a CDS encoding sugar porter family MFS transporter: MGENTGKQREPAKKIKIIAFISTFGGLLFGYDTGVINGALPYMSRADQLNLTPFTEGLVASSLLLGAAFGALFGGQLSDRHGRRRNIMFLALLFFGTTLGCTLASDTTLMVIFRFLLGLAVGGASVTVPTFLAEMAPAEKRGQIVTQNEFMIVTGQFLAFTFNAILGNTLGEVGHVWRYMLVIASLPAVILWFGMLIVPESPRWLASKGRIGEALKVLKQIRKEKQANEELTEIKTSIAKESKMKKATIKDLSTLWIRRILFLGIGIAVVNQINGVNAIMYYGTEILKDAGLGIKAALIGNVANGIISMGAMLVGIWLLGKVNRRPMLIIGLCGTTTSLFLIGLFSMLLEGSPALPYVVLSLTVLFLAFMQGAIGPVTWLTLAEIFPLGMRGLGMGFSVFWMWIVNFSISLTFPMLLASIGLAMTFFIFAILGVFAIAFVHKYLPETRGYSLEEIEQHFRSYDDEAVHSELPRQVKQ; the protein is encoded by the coding sequence GTGGGAGAGAATACAGGGAAACAAAGGGAGCCAGCGAAGAAAATAAAAATAATTGCATTTATTTCAACGTTTGGCGGTTTGCTTTTTGGTTATGATACAGGGGTAATTAATGGAGCATTGCCTTATATGTCAAGAGCTGATCAGCTCAATCTTACTCCATTTACAGAAGGACTAGTTGCAAGCTCCCTTTTGTTAGGGGCTGCGTTTGGGGCCTTGTTTGGAGGACAACTTTCAGATCGTCATGGCCGCCGTAGAAATATTATGTTTCTAGCTCTATTATTCTTTGGCACAACGCTTGGATGTACACTAGCGTCAGACACAACGCTAATGGTCATTTTTAGGTTTTTACTCGGCCTAGCTGTTGGAGGTGCTTCTGTTACAGTACCGACATTTTTAGCTGAAATGGCACCAGCTGAAAAAAGAGGACAGATTGTGACGCAAAACGAATTCATGATTGTGACAGGTCAGTTTTTAGCTTTTACATTCAACGCTATTTTAGGCAATACATTAGGAGAAGTTGGACATGTTTGGCGCTATATGTTAGTTATTGCTTCTCTTCCTGCTGTAATTCTATGGTTTGGAATGCTTATTGTGCCAGAAAGTCCGCGCTGGCTTGCTTCAAAGGGGAGAATAGGCGAGGCATTAAAAGTACTAAAACAAATTCGAAAAGAAAAGCAAGCAAATGAAGAGTTAACGGAAATTAAAACGTCAATAGCTAAAGAATCTAAAATGAAAAAAGCTACGATAAAAGATCTATCAACACTATGGATACGACGCATATTGTTTTTAGGAATTGGGATTGCAGTTGTGAACCAAATTAATGGTGTAAATGCTATTATGTATTACGGAACTGAAATTTTAAAAGACGCTGGGTTAGGAATTAAAGCTGCATTAATCGGAAATGTAGCAAACGGAATCATTTCGATGGGCGCCATGCTCGTTGGGATTTGGCTGCTTGGAAAAGTAAACCGTCGTCCAATGCTTATTATTGGTCTTTGTGGAACAACGACTTCCCTTTTCCTAATCGGTCTTTTCTCAATGCTTTTAGAAGGATCTCCCGCTCTTCCTTATGTTGTTCTTTCACTCACTGTTCTCTTTCTTGCTTTTATGCAAGGTGCAATTGGTCCTGTAACATGGCTTACGCTCGCTGAAATTTTCCCTCTCGGAATGAGAGGATTAGGGATGGGCTTTAGCGTATTTTGGATGTGGATTGTTAACTTTTCAATCAGCTTAACGTTCCCAATGTTACTTGCTTCAATTGGGTTAGCTATGACGTTCTTTATTTTCGCCATTCTCGGTGTGTTTGCTATTGCTTTCGTTCATAAATATTTGCCTGAAACAAGAGGATATTCACTTGAAGAAATCGAACAGCACTTTCGTTCTTATGACGATGAAGCAGTTCACTCAGAACTGCCGAGACAAGTGAAACAGTAA
- a CDS encoding YfhD family protein, with protein sequence MTRGQSKNNKHKNKAKLSQTPKSGKIVNGEFADEITERTKMRFKRK encoded by the coding sequence ATGACAAGAGGACAGTCAAAGAACAATAAACATAAAAATAAAGCAAAATTATCCCAAACACCTAAAAGTGGAAAAATTGTAAACGGAGAATTTGCAGACGAAATTACAGAACGTACAAAAATGCGTTTTAAGCGTAAATAA
- a CDS encoding GrpB family protein, with product MRKTELCSWTEQWEALYEQEKELLHEILKDNIIHMFHIGSTSVHTIQYAKPIIDILVVVSNIERIASYEKEMIEGGYSAKGENGIAGRRYFVRGKEKRTHHVHIFQSGHAQIEQFLDFKEYVLHHPLEARAYGELKRKLAQEFPDFHYKYQEGKREFVTVLAHKASLWGEERRRREVK from the coding sequence GTGAGAAAAACGGAACTATGTTCTTGGACAGAACAGTGGGAGGCTCTATATGAACAAGAGAAAGAGCTGCTCCATGAAATATTAAAAGATAATATTATCCATATGTTTCATATTGGCAGCACCTCTGTTCACACTATCCAATATGCAAAGCCTATTATCGATATTTTAGTTGTAGTATCTAATATTGAGAGAATCGCTTCTTATGAAAAAGAAATGATTGAAGGGGGCTACAGTGCTAAAGGAGAGAATGGTATTGCAGGGAGGCGCTACTTTGTAAGGGGAAAAGAGAAGAGAACACATCATGTTCATATTTTCCAAAGCGGTCATGCACAAATTGAACAATTCCTAGACTTTAAAGAGTATGTGCTTCACCATCCTCTAGAAGCAAGAGCATACGGAGAATTAAAGAGAAAGCTAGCGCAAGAATTTCCAGATTTTCATTATAAGTATCAAGAAGGAAAGAGGGAGTTTGTAACAGTACTAGCTCATAAAGCATCTCTTTGGGGAGAAGAACGACGAAGGAGAGAGGTAAAGTGA
- a CDS encoding PH domain-containing protein, translated as MYFPSKKDIWVIIINWIVIFACFIPLIMKRDYEALFFTLPLALFLLLCFFKTGYVVDENMLIIHNGALKKKVPIKDIQKMKRTKNPLASPALSLDRIEITSHSHSGILLVSPKNKREFISLLKEANPDIKVDKNLTESC; from the coding sequence ATGTATTTCCCATCCAAAAAAGATATATGGGTTATTATTATAAATTGGATTGTTATTTTCGCTTGTTTCATACCTCTTATCATGAAAAGAGACTATGAAGCTCTTTTTTTCACTCTTCCATTAGCACTCTTTCTCCTATTATGCTTTTTTAAAACAGGATATGTGGTAGACGAGAACATGCTAATCATCCACAATGGGGCCCTAAAAAAGAAAGTTCCAATCAAAGATATCCAAAAGATGAAACGAACGAAAAACCCGTTAGCATCTCCTGCTCTTTCACTAGACAGAATCGAAATCACGTCGCATTCTCATAGCGGCATCCTGCTTGTGTCTCCTAAAAACAAACGGGAATTTATCTCTTTATTAAAAGAAGCCAATCCAGACATTAAAGTAGATAAAAATTTAACGGAGTCCTGCTAA
- a CDS encoding DUF6366 family protein, with protein MSENKETPEGRRERLRGEELKRNSTGNMNDSFNRAEMGNLADLVGGLGWKGIGILLLVIIISFIVASLL; from the coding sequence GTGAGTGAAAACAAAGAAACACCTGAAGGAAGGAGAGAAAGACTAAGAGGAGAAGAATTAAAAAGAAACTCTACTGGAAATATGAACGATTCGTTTAATAGGGCTGAAATGGGAAACCTTGCTGATTTAGTAGGGGGATTAGGTTGGAAAGGGATCGGAATCCTACTCCTTGTCATCATAATAAGTTTTATAGTCGCATCACTATTATGA